Genomic window (Alligator mississippiensis isolate rAllMis1 chromosome 4, rAllMis1, whole genome shotgun sequence):
GGCCCTACCCAAAGGCCTCTTAGTCATAACAGACCCATGGGGTTGGGGTCCTGGCTGACGGATGCATGGGACCGGTGGGCCTgcagccacaaagcagtggttcccagacAGGCACAGCCCCAAGGGGCCCCCTCCTTGCTCCAGGGCACCTCTGGGCTCCCTATGCCAGCTCACCTTGAGGCGTGAGGGGTCGGCACACGTGTAGGTGCAGAGGTGGCACTTGTAAGGCTTCTCGCCCGTGTGGATGCGGATGTGCCACGTGATCTTCTGCTTGTTCTTGGTGGTGTAGGCACAGTCCGAGCACTTGTAGACACGGGTGCCGCCGTGGCCCTTGACGTGGTGCTCCAGGACCAGCTGGTGGCGGCAGGTGAAGTCGCaagaggggcaggccaggggccgGTCAGCAGCAGGGGCGGCAGCCGGTGGCTCATGGCTGTCCACGTAGTGCCGCACCAGCTGCTGGCGCTCGCGGGCAGCGAACCCGCAGAGTCCACAGCGGTGGCTGAAGTGCTGCTGCTGGCGATGCGTCTCCAAGTCGCGGCGGGTCGCGAAGGCCTCGTGGCAAGCCCCGCACTCGAGGCGAGGCGGGTGCTGGCGCCGGGCATGACCCCGCAGCGTGGCCCGGCTGCGGCACTGCAGACCGCAGTGGGGGCAGCGGCAGGCGGCGGGCTCGGCGTGGCGGCGCAGCGCGTGCTGCTTGAGGGCGGTGGGCGAGCTGAAACGGGCGTCGCAACGGGCGCAGGGGTAGAGCGGCTCACCCCGATGGCAGCTGTTGATGTGGCGGGTGATGTCGTTCTGCAGGTAGCCGCTGTAGTCGCAGAGCGGGCAGAAGTGTGTGGGCGTCTTCTCGTGCACTCGCAGCCGGTGCAGCCGCAGCTTGGAGTTGGTGCCGAAGGTCTGGCTGCAGCTACCGCAGGCGATGCGCCCCACGCCCGTGTGCAGCGACTGGTGCGCCTCCAGGCGGTAGCGTCGCGTGGTGCTGAATTCGCAGTAGGGGCACTGGTGCGGCTTGAGGCCCTCGTGCTTCACACGCACGTGCTGCCCCAGGCACCGGGCCTGCTTGCAGGTGAACTCGCACTGCCTGCACTGCAGCGCCGGGCGCTGGCTGTAGCGCCCACGGGGGGGGCGCCGGTGCCGCCGCAGCGGGGGCGCGGcagaggaggggggctggggggcagtgccaCGCCGTGTCCCACAGCCCCGCTGCGCGTGCGTCCGCAGGGCCCGTTCCTGCTGGCAGGTGaaggggcagctggggcaggacaggcgGCGCCGGGGGCGCAGCCCGGCATTCCCAGGCCCCTCAGCCTCTTGGGGCTGGCCGTGCTGCTGGGCGCGGTGGCTCTCGAGCGCCCGCCGGGAGCGGAaggcctgggggcacagggcacagCGGAGCCGCGCAGGGCCCCGGCAGCCGTCCGCCACGTGCGAGGTGATGGTGGACAGGCGGGAGCAGCTGAAGGCGCAGGTGTTGCAGCGCAGCTTGCCTTGCTCCACTCGGTACTTCTCCGACGGCGACGTGGGGGCACCGGCGCCTTCCGGTGCCGTCTCGCTCATGGCTGGAGGGGCCGGGAGCACTGCGGCTGGACTGGCTCCCGGAAGCACGGCCtcagggagggggctgcctggGTCCACGGGCACCGGCTCCGCTTCCAAGGGAGGCTCCGGGacctggctcccccctgccccttccgtGCCATCCTCTGTAGCCCCAGGCTCGgggctcccctctgctgcctccaggaCACCCGTGCTGTCCTCCATGACCGCAGACTGGGGGTCCTGCGGGGGATtcctgggctgctccagccccaccagCTTGGGCGTCCGGCCCTTCTTGAGGAGGACAGGGCACTTCTTAAGCAGGTGGGTGTTGAGGCCACGCTGCTGCTTGAAGCTGGCACCGCAACCGTGGCACAGGAGGGGGGCGCGCCGGGCCTGGCAGCCAGCtttggcatgcagggccagcgcGCGCTCCTTGCGTGTGACGTAGGGGCAGGCACGGCAGGTGAACACCTGGCGCTCCGTCTGCACCACCAGCATCTGCACGCGCCCCTCCAGCACCAGTGTCTCCGCTTGCTCCTTGTCTTGCTGCCGCAGCGCCCGCAACTCCCACTCTGCCGTGGGCTCGTCCCCAGGCTTGCCGCCACCctcctctgtccctgctgtcatggtctGGCCGCTCTCTCCCATCCCAGCGGCCGTGGGTGAAGCAGGGTCCTGCCCTGCACTGGGATCTCCAGGACCCTCCAACAGGTCCTGGCTTGGCCTCCCCTCCACGCCAGGGCTGCCCACATTGCCCTCAGGTGCCCCAGCCACATCCGGCTCTTCCTCAAAGTCAGCGATGTCCTCCAGCCCAGGGGTGCTGTCCTCTAGTGCCAAGGCCTCGGTGGCACTCAGGATGCCgtacccaggcccagggtccTTGCAGCCCAGAGCCTCTGCAGGGGCCGTGCCCTCCAGCACCACCTGCGCCGAGACCTCCAGTGTCTCCAAGTGCAGTGTGCAGCCATCCATGGCCTCACTGGATGTCTCGCCCTCCTCCGTCGCCACGTTCGTGCcgccttcctgctgccctgcgGCTAGCTCCGGCAGTGGCTCTGCACCGGCTGGTTCAccatcttcctcttcctctgggGCCTCCGAGCTGGCCCCCTGCCACGGCTCCTCCCCAGCGTGACATCCTGTGGCCTCATGGGGTGCACCGGCTTCCTGCTCCTTGCTGGCGTAGTGCTGCAGCCAGTCCTTGTCGCCGGGCACGTAGCCATGGGCCTTGCGCTTGTGGAAGAAGAGGCTGGTGTTGCTGAAGGTGCAGTAGGCGCAGAGGGCGCAGCGGAACTCGCGCTGCTGCGTGTGCTTGCAGTTCTCGTGGCTGCGCAGCGCCTGCTTGTACTTGCTCTGGTAGCTGCAGTAGCGGCACTGGAAGACGGGTGCCTGGTAGCCCTGTGCGTGCTTGGCCTGCGCGTGCTTCTGCAGCTCGTATTTGCGCTTGCAGGCGAAGCCGCACACCTCGCACATCAGGCTCTTGCCCTGGTGCCGCAGCTTGTGGCTGCTCAGCTGGTCGGCCCGGTGGCACCGGTATGAGCACTGGTTGCACTGGTACCTGCCGGGAGTGGAAGGGGGGAAAgaaatggccagagctgggtcacagcagcccctctgcccctccctggaTCCCCTCAGGATTGGGCCCAGCTCTGCCTTTCAGTGTGCTTCCCCAGTCCCTCCCGcgtgcctctgtgctgccccgtccatgcagggagccaggcaCCAGGCACCGGGCCTCAAAAGGcccatccagctgctggctgtgagGCCTGGGTAGCCCATGTGGCCCTGaacacctctgtgctgcccccacaTCAGGGGCCTGGAGTCACCCCCCAGGGCCAGACCCACGCAAGTGACCCCAAAACAAGGCTGGCATGTATCAAGGTGCTGGCCGCCCCACCTGGTGCCCCCCTGGGCTCCGCTACCCGGCTcagccctccccccagctgctccGGGCGGTACCTgaggtccccagtgtgcttgcgCATGTGCACGTTGAGGTAGTGCTTCCACTTGGTGACGTAGCCGCACTCCGTGCACATGAAGTCCTTGGCGCTGGAGTGGGTCAGCATGTGTTTGGACAGGTAGCTCACGTCCCGGCACGTGAAGTCGCACTGCTCGCACTTGTGAGGTTTCTCCCCTGTGGGAGGGAGCCTGTTACCAGAGGGGCAggatggcctggcccagccttgctggggaaggggcagccgGCATGGGGCACTGGTGTCCCAGGACAGAGACCCTCTGAGGCACGGGGGAGAGGAAGCCCTAGAGCAGCCGCGGCTGCTGGGATCAGAAGCCTTGGACCCCTGAGCTGTCCCCAGGGCAGGCTTCTCTGCCACGGGCAAGACAGACCCATGGTCTGACCCAGGACCATCCCGGTGTCCCCACTGACCGGCACCCAGCGATGCAGACACCCCCCAAGAGGAGGCAGGAAGgtgccaggccctggctgcaATGTGCTGGGTTCCTGGGTTGTGCCAAAGCCCCTGTGACCCTCTGTTCAGGTCAGAGGCGCGCAAATGCTGGTGCCCACGTGCGCTGGCCCCATGGGAtggagcaggctgggctgcatacTGCTAGAGAGCTAGACACGGCAACCATCCACTTGCACCACGACTGACCCACAGGCCCCATGGCAGGTCGGTGCCAGCCCCAAGAGCCCTGGCACAAAAGCCTTTGACCCCCCGCACTGGGGAGGGCACCCCCTTTCCTCCTGGCTTACCACAGCCTGCACCCCTCCTAGTGCCAGGggtggaacccaggagtccggctGTCGGTgtggccctggcagtggcaggacactggagAAGCCCgattcccacctcccctccctgccggccGGGGCCACGCACCGGTATGCAGGAGCGCGTGGCGCATCAGCACCCTCTTGTGCGCCGTGGCGAAGCCGCACTCGCCACACTTGTGGATCTTCTCGTGGGCGTGCATCTTGCCCAGGTGGTCGTGGAACTCCACGGGGTTGAAGGTGGTGTAGGGGCAGAAGCCGCACTGCAGCCGCTCGCTGCCGGGGTGGCCCTGGCGCTTGTGCTTGCGGAAGACGTGCTTGTTGGAGCAGATGAAGTcgcactgctggcagtggaagGCGTAGTGGGTTTTGCGGTGAGTCTCCATGGCCTCGGCCGTGCCGAAGAGCAGCGAGCAGGCGTGGTACGTGCACTCCACTGCCTTGAGGCCGTGGGCCTCCTTGAGGTGCCGCATGAAGTCCTTGCGGTCCTCGGTGCCGTAGTTGCAGCTACCCTCGAAGCAGCTAAGCCGCTTGGACTCGGTCTGGTGGCTCTTGAGGTGCTCCTTGAGGGCCTGGCTGAGCTTGAAGGGCTCCTGGCACACGGGGCAGGCGTAGACGTCTGAGTAGAAGTTGGAGATGCCCTCATGCATGCTGGCCATGTGGCGGTTGAGGGCATTCCTCTCCACTGAGCGGTACTGGCACAGAGGGCACCGGTGGGCCTTCTCGCCCGTCTCCCGCAGCAGGTGGATCTTCAGCTTGCTCTTGCTGGTGAAGAACTTCCCGCAGTTGgggcactgcaggctggggtcagggaagTGCAGGTGCAAGTGCTCCACCAGGTGCGTCCGCTTCTTGAAGCAGCGCTTGCACTCGGGGCACATGTGGGTCTTGAACAGGGACTCCGAACCCTCCGCCACATCCCCTGCAAAGTAAATGGGCATCAGCCTGCACCCgggggaagcccagggcctgCCCATGACTCCCCAGCTAGGAGATCCCAAGGATTGCTGTGCCACCTGGAGCAGCGGGAGATGGGAGAGGACCATGCCCAGGTGCGAGAGAGGGAAGCAAAGTGCCACGCCAGCTTGGAAACAGAAGATTAAAGAGGCCGAGATAAAGTGTCACAATCTCCCTTTACAACTCCACGGGGCATCTACACCTTGAATCCGgtgcccagccctggtcccacgCCTTCAACTGCAGAACTAgggaaggtgcagagaagggcaacacGGATGATCAGTGGTAGGAAGCGCTTCCACAGACtgcgagggtgggaagggacctcgggaggtcacacctagtccaacccctggctccaggcaggaccagccccaactacatcatcccagacaaggctttgtctacctggagCTTGAACACCCCtgtaatagtaagggctttgctAGTTTTGTATGCCAACTCCATAGTAGGCCAGCGAAACAGCACGTAGCTTCTTGCCCTGCAAGCATGACTGAACCGTGAACCTGGATAGCAGACTGTTGTAATACAGGggaatgtggtaaacaccaggtgtgcTGGATCatgactcatccccaaattcttagccTGAGATAACCAGATCCCTAGTTTGAGATAACGTTATTtcctccagactatataagctgtacgTTCTTAAGGTATGAGGAGTTCCTCCACTCTGGCAAGAGTTttgacttgtgcagagccccggCACAGGCTATCGCATCCCCGGGATCGGGACGCGCCGGGGCCAGGGGAACTATGCGGGGTGGCGGCTGCTGCCTAGAGCCGATGTGAACTgaccatcctctctgctctgtcctattgcctgcctctgcgagtatccttcaataaagctttgcaagggcGAGAACAACCGTGAGTTCGTCTTTTGTTCAAGCgcggggaatcttctgaacccagcagTTCATCCTAAGACAACCCCCAAGGCTGGAGACTCCGCCAccctctggggagcctgctccagtgctttgccgccctcctagtgagaaagcttttcctaatatcctacctcaacttttcttgctgcaacttgagcccattgctccttgtcctgtcatctgcccccactgagagcagtccagctccatcctctttgcagcccctgcagggaggtgaaggctgctatcaaatcacccctcagtcttttcttttccagactcaatcaacccagttccctcagcctctccccaccagTCCCGTCCCCCagaccctgaaccatttttgttgcccccgcTGGACTTTCtccgtgtccacatcctttctgtagtggggcccacagctggacaccagactccagatgtggcctccccagtgctgaatagaggggaagaatcactgccctccatctgctggcaccgctcctgccAATGCGTCTAGGTTGCCgtttgccttcttggcaacaagggcacgctgctggctcctgttcagcatTGGGGACAAGTCACTAAACACATCAGGTCCATGCTCAGCAGTCAGTGAACAGGCAAACAGGTTTGGGACAATGAAGAAAGGAACTGTGAGCACAACAGGAAG
Coding sequences:
- the ZNF142 gene encoding zinc finger protein 142 isoform X1, which translates into the protein MSAETVAADMDALCPELLLPAPADTGRSRGPDAGVAGPSALAVRQSLLLAEGAPTGVQDVEIFVEAMAGNVALSNPGSATEVLVKVVELYFCERCGQSFSDPGQLTQHQCLTLAAPESLELPSVPQLAASTTKGPGAGPGLCQEPPQRLPETGRQGRDLNCAGEHLLCPICQADFALPGELKEHFKTHRNSTVTPACPAPGCPFLPGDRRQLRGHVRRVHQAIPISCVYRACPLLFLSRPAMEEHHRSHFPFHCAHCPFVSANIKLFRQHAKSHCPEPAGATEIFLDMAGVRETLPESAEAGEPHSRGTRDFATGTGEVPPDDKASGEVACSLDPPAWDGSHSAPEDTSHEDGQASAGEDDSESSGDESLDEEEGESTGEAATRKAKAPRAQRFKGDVAEGSESLFKTHMCPECKRCFKKRTHLVEHLHLHFPDPSLQCPNCGKFFTSKSKLKIHLLRETGEKAHRCPLCQYRSVERNALNRHMASMHEGISNFYSDVYACPVCQEPFKLSQALKEHLKSHQTESKRLSCFEGSCNYGTEDRKDFMRHLKEAHGLKAVECTYHACSLLFGTAEAMETHRKTHYAFHCQQCDFICSNKHVFRKHKRQGHPGSERLQCGFCPYTTFNPVEFHDHLGKMHAHEKIHKCGECGFATAHKRVLMRHALLHTGEKPHKCEQCDFTCRDVSYLSKHMLTHSSAKDFMCTECGYVTKWKHYLNVHMRKHTGDLRYQCNQCSYRCHRADQLSSHKLRHQGKSLMCEVCGFACKRKYELQKHAQAKHAQGYQAPVFQCRYCSYQSKYKQALRSHENCKHTQQREFRCALCAYCTFSNTSLFFHKRKAHGYVPGDKDWLQHYASKEQEAGAPHEATGCHAGEEPWQGASSEAPEEEEDGEPAGAEPLPELAAGQQEGGTNVATEEGETSSEAMDGCTLHLETLEVSAQVVLEGTAPAEALGCKDPGPGYGILSATEALALEDSTPGLEDIADFEEEPDVAGAPEGNVGSPGVEGRPSQDLLEGPGDPSAGQDPASPTAAGMGESGQTMTAGTEEGGGKPGDEPTAEWELRALRQQDKEQAETLVLEGRVQMLVVQTERQVFTCRACPYVTRKERALALHAKAGCQARRAPLLCHGCGASFKQQRGLNTHLLKKCPVLLKKGRTPKLVGLEQPRNPPQDPQSAVMEDSTGVLEAAEGSPEPGATEDGTEGAGGSQVPEPPLEAEPVPVDPGSPLPEAVLPGASPAAVLPAPPAMSETAPEGAGAPTSPSEKYRVEQGKLRCNTCAFSCSRLSTITSHVADGCRGPARLRCALCPQAFRSRRALESHRAQQHGQPQEAEGPGNAGLRPRRRLSCPSCPFTCQQERALRTHAQRGCGTRRGTAPQPPSSAAPPLRRHRRPPRGRYSQRPALQCRQCEFTCKQARCLGQHVRVKHEGLKPHQCPYCEFSTTRRYRLEAHQSLHTGVGRIACGSCSQTFGTNSKLRLHRLRVHEKTPTHFCPLCDYSGYLQNDITRHINSCHRGEPLYPCARCDARFSSPTALKQHALRRHAEPAACRCPHCGLQCRSRATLRGHARRQHPPRLECGACHEAFATRRDLETHRQQQHFSHRCGLCGFAARERQQLVRHYVDSHEPPAAAPAADRPLACPSCDFTCRHQLVLEHHVKGHGGTRVYKCSDCAYTTKNKQKITWHIRIHTGEKPYKCHLCTYTCADPSRLKYHMRIHKEERKYLCPECGYKCKWVNQLKYHMTKHTGLKPYGCEECEYRTNRADALRVHRDTRHREARAHMCEQCGKAFKTRFLLRTHLRAHSEARPYVCGVCRRAFRWAAGLRHHFLTHTDLRPFFCRFCAYRAKQKFQVVKHVRRHHPDRTSATDPTQGVGKDPGAPTLHLHDVQLHGRPRDDGGGAPAEPQG
- the ZNF142 gene encoding zinc finger protein 142 isoform X3, translating into MCPECKRCFKKRTHLVEHLHLHFPDPSLQCPNCGKFFTSKSKLKIHLLRETGEKAHRCPLCQYRSVERNALNRHMASMHEGISNFYSDVYACPVCQEPFKLSQALKEHLKSHQTESKRLSCFEGSCNYGTEDRKDFMRHLKEAHGLKAVECTYHACSLLFGTAEAMETHRKTHYAFHCQQCDFICSNKHVFRKHKRQGHPGSERLQCGFCPYTTFNPVEFHDHLGKMHAHEKIHKCGECGFATAHKRVLMRHALLHTGEKPHKCEQCDFTCRDVSYLSKHMLTHSSAKDFMCTECGYVTKWKHYLNVHMRKHTGDLRYQCNQCSYRCHRADQLSSHKLRHQGKSLMCEVCGFACKRKYELQKHAQAKHAQGYQAPVFQCRYCSYQSKYKQALRSHENCKHTQQREFRCALCAYCTFSNTSLFFHKRKAHGYVPGDKDWLQHYASKEQEAGAPHEATGCHAGEEPWQGASSEAPEEEEDGEPAGAEPLPELAAGQQEGGTNVATEEGETSSEAMDGCTLHLETLEVSAQVVLEGTAPAEALGCKDPGPGYGILSATEALALEDSTPGLEDIADFEEEPDVAGAPEGNVGSPGVEGRPSQDLLEGPGDPSAGQDPASPTAAGMGESGQTMTAGTEEGGGKPGDEPTAEWELRALRQQDKEQAETLVLEGRVQMLVVQTERQVFTCRACPYVTRKERALALHAKAGCQARRAPLLCHGCGASFKQQRGLNTHLLKKCPVLLKKGRTPKLVGLEQPRNPPQDPQSAVMEDSTGVLEAAEGSPEPGATEDGTEGAGGSQVPEPPLEAEPVPVDPGSPLPEAVLPGASPAAVLPAPPAMSETAPEGAGAPTSPSEKYRVEQGKLRCNTCAFSCSRLSTITSHVADGCRGPARLRCALCPQAFRSRRALESHRAQQHGQPQEAEGPGNAGLRPRRRLSCPSCPFTCQQERALRTHAQRGCGTRRGTAPQPPSSAAPPLRRHRRPPRGRYSQRPALQCRQCEFTCKQARCLGQHVRVKHEGLKPHQCPYCEFSTTRRYRLEAHQSLHTGVGRIACGSCSQTFGTNSKLRLHRLRVHEKTPTHFCPLCDYSGYLQNDITRHINSCHRGEPLYPCARCDARFSSPTALKQHALRRHAEPAACRCPHCGLQCRSRATLRGHARRQHPPRLECGACHEAFATRRDLETHRQQQHFSHRCGLCGFAARERQQLVRHYVDSHEPPAAAPAADRPLACPSCDFTCRHQLVLEHHVKGHGGTRVYKCSDCAYTTKNKQKITWHIRIHTGEKPYKCHLCTYTCADPSRLKYHMRIHKEERKYLCPECGYKCKWVNQLKYHMTKHTGLKPYGCEECEYRTNRADALRVHRDTRHREARAHMCEQCGKAFKTRFLLRTHLRAHSEARPYVCGVCRRAFRWAAGLRHHFLTHTDLRPFFCRFCAYRAKQKFQVVKHVRRHHPDRTSATDPTQGVGKDPGAPTLHLHDVQLHGRPRDDGGGAPAEPQG
- the ZNF142 gene encoding zinc finger protein 142 isoform X2: MSAETVAADMDALCPELLLPAPADTGRSRGPDAGVAGPSALAVRQSLLLAEGAPTGVQDVEIFVEAMAGNVALSNPGSATADDKASGEVACSLDPPAWDGSHSAPEDTSHEDGQASAGEDDSESSGDESLDEEEGESTGEAATRKAKAPRAQRFKGDVAEGSESLFKTHMCPECKRCFKKRTHLVEHLHLHFPDPSLQCPNCGKFFTSKSKLKIHLLRETGEKAHRCPLCQYRSVERNALNRHMASMHEGISNFYSDVYACPVCQEPFKLSQALKEHLKSHQTESKRLSCFEGSCNYGTEDRKDFMRHLKEAHGLKAVECTYHACSLLFGTAEAMETHRKTHYAFHCQQCDFICSNKHVFRKHKRQGHPGSERLQCGFCPYTTFNPVEFHDHLGKMHAHEKIHKCGECGFATAHKRVLMRHALLHTGEKPHKCEQCDFTCRDVSYLSKHMLTHSSAKDFMCTECGYVTKWKHYLNVHMRKHTGDLRYQCNQCSYRCHRADQLSSHKLRHQGKSLMCEVCGFACKRKYELQKHAQAKHAQGYQAPVFQCRYCSYQSKYKQALRSHENCKHTQQREFRCALCAYCTFSNTSLFFHKRKAHGYVPGDKDWLQHYASKEQEAGAPHEATGCHAGEEPWQGASSEAPEEEEDGEPAGAEPLPELAAGQQEGGTNVATEEGETSSEAMDGCTLHLETLEVSAQVVLEGTAPAEALGCKDPGPGYGILSATEALALEDSTPGLEDIADFEEEPDVAGAPEGNVGSPGVEGRPSQDLLEGPGDPSAGQDPASPTAAGMGESGQTMTAGTEEGGGKPGDEPTAEWELRALRQQDKEQAETLVLEGRVQMLVVQTERQVFTCRACPYVTRKERALALHAKAGCQARRAPLLCHGCGASFKQQRGLNTHLLKKCPVLLKKGRTPKLVGLEQPRNPPQDPQSAVMEDSTGVLEAAEGSPEPGATEDGTEGAGGSQVPEPPLEAEPVPVDPGSPLPEAVLPGASPAAVLPAPPAMSETAPEGAGAPTSPSEKYRVEQGKLRCNTCAFSCSRLSTITSHVADGCRGPARLRCALCPQAFRSRRALESHRAQQHGQPQEAEGPGNAGLRPRRRLSCPSCPFTCQQERALRTHAQRGCGTRRGTAPQPPSSAAPPLRRHRRPPRGRYSQRPALQCRQCEFTCKQARCLGQHVRVKHEGLKPHQCPYCEFSTTRRYRLEAHQSLHTGVGRIACGSCSQTFGTNSKLRLHRLRVHEKTPTHFCPLCDYSGYLQNDITRHINSCHRGEPLYPCARCDARFSSPTALKQHALRRHAEPAACRCPHCGLQCRSRATLRGHARRQHPPRLECGACHEAFATRRDLETHRQQQHFSHRCGLCGFAARERQQLVRHYVDSHEPPAAAPAADRPLACPSCDFTCRHQLVLEHHVKGHGGTRVYKCSDCAYTTKNKQKITWHIRIHTGEKPYKCHLCTYTCADPSRLKYHMRIHKEERKYLCPECGYKCKWVNQLKYHMTKHTGLKPYGCEECEYRTNRADALRVHRDTRHREARAHMCEQCGKAFKTRFLLRTHLRAHSEARPYVCGVCRRAFRWAAGLRHHFLTHTDLRPFFCRFCAYRAKQKFQVVKHVRRHHPDRTSATDPTQGVGKDPGAPTLHLHDVQLHGRPRDDGGGAPAEPQG